acgggatgacgaagatgacgaagggccccacgtactaccggcatcattagcggctttgtttcgaagtgacacggaggatgaagagtttgaaggatttaaggatttggagtgacacagaaggtttaaaaaactattatgggttttacgcacgcccggtcctactccctTTCACCTCCGGGGATAGAAGTCGAGGgccagcgctcggccgggtggctgtccggggacggtggatggggctcggtcatggcttttacacacgcccggtcctattctatggatctctcttccacctccgtggctggaagtccacgctgccacacgcctggaaatttgttttgttaaataaagagccgtttaccaaacccacgtctttccttgtactttgttaacgctacaatatagttatatactaaatCTGTGGaaaaacgacgaggctgacgtcagggcgcacgcgcgccgttgttgacaaaggacgaggaatttgatcgatggatttaatgatttagagtgcacagatggtttgataatattattgcttatataatagttatttgatatctaatttatatatcattatatgggcctgtggaatattttaaagtgcaagcgacgatcgatggatttaatgaattggagtgacacatggttttataaacgtgttatttatgtaatagttttttttaataactctgaatcttacgtcaggcccattctcagctcttcgtttgtgtttatatcACGTtatcatacctatcgtttagcctgttgctcgttcatgtctgttcttggtgttggattttgtcgaataaatttccccccaaaatgcgacttacgctccggagcgacttatgttttttttcacgttattgtgcactttatggctaatgcgacctatattccggagcgacttgtagtcttaaaattacggtatttataaaaaaaaaaaaaaaagcagctgatTACTGGTTTTGTTGCTTTTATTTCACGTGGACACATGACAAAATACAGTAAAACTTCGACATTTGGAAATTCACCTTCctagaaaaaaaagtaaatttttGCTGATAGTTTTCTCTTTTGTAAAGTTAAATCTTATAACTCGTCTCTTTGTTCGTACAAAGGGACCCAAAAAGCATTTcttaattcattaaaaaaactcTATTAATTGGCCTATTAATCAGTTCTTAGAATCTTACCAAATAACAaaatcatcaaaaaaaaaaatcctcaacagTCAggcactatttgtttgtgaagTTACCGGAAGCCTCTTGGTGCAGCCTCCCTGACCAGTTTTCTTCATCAGCCTTGTTTACGTCCAACTGGAAATGACCTCACTTTGCCTATGCACTTTTCTTTTTGCCCCCAGTCTGTGAAAGAGCGATGTGAATATCGAATAAACCCTGAGAATGGCAGCTGGACGGAGATAAATAGAGAGGCTTGGATCTCTTCCAATGTGTATGGACTCTCGAGAGCTGTTCAGGTAAGTAAAGCAAACCGTACCAACCAACACAGAGAACAAGTTGTATAGCTCATATTCACTTGCAGAATATTTGGCACTGATATACGTAGTATGCCAAGATTTGAATGGCTGAAATGAAGCTGCCCGCGCTTTCTTAAATATTTGCTTGTCTCTATGCAGGAATTCGGCCTTGCCAGGTTTAAGAAGAGTGTTACTAAGACCATGAAGGGTTTTGAATACGTGCTGGCCAGAATGCAAGGTATGAAGCACATTTATTGGGCTGCTCCAACATTTGGTACTTTATTGTTAGTTATTGAGGAAAAATGAAGAAAAGCAGTGAAGTTGCAGTACTGCTGAAGTCAAAATGCATTCTCAGAAGTAGTTTTGATTGCCGACTTGTCAGTCTTCTTTTTATCTAGCGGTGCATGGAAAACACTTGCACAAAGCATGAGTTGTGTAGCAGTGTTCTAAAATGGGACAGTTTGATAAGAGGGGATCAAAATAGTCTCTGCTGAATACAAGTTGACAACCTTTTTACAGGGGTATTTCAGTAAACTGAAGTTGATTTATTTCTGTAGTTCAATTCCAAAAGTGAAACTCATTGAACAGATTCATGAAACATAAACGATAATACTCTGCAGAAGGCTCAACAGAAAAATATGATAGTGATTAACATATACTAATCGAGAAGCCCTCCCCCCCATCACCCCCTCACCTGGTTCCCACTGTGTACCAAAACTGCCTGAAACTGATTACACGGTTCATTCTCATCTGAATTGTTTGTTGTGCAGGGGAAATACCGTCAAAGAGTTTGGCAGAAGCGGCGACAGAGCGTGCGAGAGAGACAGCACTAGCAGCTAAAGAGAAAGCCAAAGACTTGGCCTCACAGGCGCATAAGAAACAATACGTGTGATGATCACTTCACCTCGGATTTCGGGGACACTTTTGTCTTTAAACCCTCCTCAGTGCACTGATGCATTTTGTGGAGACTGACTGAGTTGGTAAGATGCCTCTGTGACGAAGCAACCCACCGATGCAGCAGGTAAACCACATAAAAGCCTGAGCGTAACCTCCTCCAGCCCACCAGTACTTGCATCAGTCATCCTGATCATGTTCCTCTCCAACTCAggtcgcacacatacacacaagtgCTTTAATGTGACAGAAAACTGTTCCTGTCGCCTTCATGCAACCTCCACATTCATCATGTTTGTGTTTACTCTTGCTTTGTAATATACAGCTTATACATTTCACAATTAAATGTTTGATGCAGCTTTATCGAGTCCGATTTTTACCtcgtttcatttttttaaatgattataTTAACTAACAGATTCCTCCTGCAAAAAACAATTGTAATGAAGTCTTAGTAATATAGCAATCAAAGTATTAAGCACTGAAAGTGAAAttgtgaaaagaaaatgaagacaatgcgctcaaaaaaaaaaaaaagatggtctTGTAACAATAAATGGACACCATATTTTTTCCTGTGTTCTTTTGTGTTGAGAAAATAAAGCCAAACTCTTtaaatatagaaaatatttattcataaaAAGCTTACAAAAATTGCTACATAATATTACTGGGCGGAGAGAGTGAATACATAAAACAGCATTAAAAAGGTAATAAGGCATTTTGCATATACGTAAAGGTGAGGGCAAAGTTTGCCTTCGGTTATGAAATATAGAGCAATATACTCGTACAGCAAAAATCATTACCAATAGAATTTGTTAATAGTGATCAAGAACCATGGCTGTGCAAGAATTGATGCTTTCCATCCACCAGGCATCAAAACTCTCACACTTCATAACAGACTAGATTGTGCAAATACACCAAATGAATCTCAGGCACAGTCACATAATTGTGCAATAATAGCCACCAAATTAGTCCTGTTACCTGTGTTTTCACTTCTGATATACTCACAACTCAAAGGAGACGAAACAAGTGCAATGCAAGGTTGTTCATGtgcaataaaagaaaacaagaaatgACACCGTGTATATCAAACCATAGCAGAGATTAATGTTTAAGTGCAGGCTACATGTGGCCTTACTGAAATATACTGTAATGCTTAAGAGAAACTTAACAAATAACTACAGTAAATTTAGTTTAATGTTGAAGTCAGTGTAGGCATATTGAAGTCAAGAAAAGTCTATTACTTttagggggattttttttcttcttacaaATCCCTTAAAGAATTGTGTCTTCATGGCTTTGAATTTGCTTGGTACAGCCATCCGAGCCCAGTGATGTGAACTGCTCTTCAGTGCAAATAGACACAGCTCAGTCATAACCAAAATCATGATTACGCTTGTGGTGTAACATTCAAACAATGTTGTAAAACTacctttggaagaaaaaaaaaaaaggggggggggggttgttcatTTGTGCGGTATCGTTGTCCTCACCCTGCTCATATTTGGAATGTTCTTTCTTCCTCCCCTCcgccatgatgatgatgatgatgagaatgATAATAGCTGCTGTCATAGCCAGGCTTTGCCCATAGTGGAGTAACAGTGATCAGTGGTGCTGCATGCAATGTGCGGCTCTTCAGAGTCCATGCAGTCAAAAACGATGCTTTCCACGTCCACCTCGACGTCCTCTGAAAGCAACAAACAATGGACATTTGAAGTTTAACCATACCTGCTGGTCAAATAGACATATGCTGCAAGGGAGTTTTCTTCAGTACGATAAAACAGCAGAGGCAAAAATTTACACTTGGACAACCATTTTCGAGCCCAGGGGCAAGGGAAAATACATGCACGCCAAATTTTAATGATTATTGCCGCAAGATAAAACTAACCTCTGTCCGAGTCCGACCTCTCTGACGACATGGTGGAGCCTTGGCTGTCGTTCCTCATCCGTTCGGCCCCTCGCTGCAGCTGCTCCAGACGCACCTGCAGTTCCCTCTGCTCCCAGCGCAAACGGCCCTTCAGCTGCATGGCGCGCTCATCCTGCTCCTGCAGCTTCTGTGATAAAATACGCACAAGGGCAGTGGAGATGTCAGCTGAAGTTCGGGGACAACTGTAAAGAAAAGTGGTCATCTGTCTCTGACAACTGAAATGAGCTGTCATCATGTGCACGAGTCTATTCTGCTTttacaaaaatgattttttgttttaaacattATCAGAGGTATTCAATGTATCTTGGACTTTGCAGAGGTGGATGAATTCAATGTGTCACACAGAGTGACTTTCTTTTTAACTCTCACACTGTTAAAAAGAAAAGTAACGCATTACAAACATCTGCCAGTAGGCATTACAGAAATTGTATCATTAGATGATAATTTATAATTTCTATTTTGCTACCTTGATGTGCAGTTGGGCCCGCCTGAGCAGGTTTAGTGTGGTGTTCCTCATCGAATCCGACGATAGAGGAACTTGCTTCTTGAGCTGCTCCAGGCACTGCCTCAGCTGTGCTCGTCTGCAAAGCACAGCGACAATTTGTATGACTGCAACTCATTCAAATGTGGATCATTATTCTCCCAAAACACAATCATATTAGTCACCTGATTTTCTCCAGCTCGTTGTGCACAGATCTGCATTTACAGCACGAGAAAAGGTGTGTTAAtggaaacaaattattttaataacTGCCACACTAAAAAGCACCACACCCTACTGTCAGCAGTGTGTTGTGGAATGCATTCACCTATTGCCATTGCCACCAGCAGACATCTTCTTGCTCTTTTGTTTGCCTCTCTTATCAGGCAGAGTCGGACTGGGAGGCAGAAGTGAAGCATACCCATGTTCCGCTTCTGGAAAACACATTACAAATATGGCAAATTCACTCCATCCTTATGCAGCCCGACGCCTAAACTGCTGACAGGCTTAGTTTACACATAGCTTCTCAGTATGATACCACCGCTGAACAATCTGCTGAAATTGCATAATGCAATGCACAGTCTAATTTTGCATGAATTGTACCGTTGGGGTGTGGGGTTACGAccacgttgatttattttacctTCAAACTTGATTGAAAACAAGTAATCGCTCAGATTGAGACAATAATAGGTTCTAAATTTTAGACATTCAATTTAGAAAGGATTGGGAGACAACCAAAGAATATGCAAACCCAGCCAAGAGCAGCAAGTAGCAGTGGCACAGGCAAACACAAGCAAAACAACACACCACACTCTAGGGCAGGTTTGGCattacaccttacattgctgcaTTTGGTTATTCTTACAGACCGTGAAAAattacttgtttttattccacATAAGCAAGCAACCCAACTATtgatccccacacacacacgcacacgcacacgcacacgcacacgcacacgcacacgcacacacacacacacacacacacacacacacacacacacacacacacaatactgcccccaggtgtccacaacaaaaactgttgaaaataaaacaaaataatcaagGCCTGCtattaaataaagcaattaactaaACAAATAACTATTAAGTGCCATTTTTACTAATTACAGCTATACAATTGCAGCGTGTAAGTGTGACCTTGAGGTATATGTGCGAAGGACAAACAAAAAGGTTGATTCGATGGTCAAAATTTACAGGATTTTTGTCAGACACAGGTGGCAACCCTAGATGACACGGACTAGTACTTGTATTAAAACGAACGTATATCATCGTCTAAAATGCACAAAAAGACATACCCGTCGAGTCTGTCATTGGCATCAGCTGTATTTGATTTTGGCGCCATCACCCGCCTCAAAATGTCCACTGTTGTAAAGGCTAACATCGGAAATCTCTCACGTATTGCTTTAAAATCTGAAAATTGTAGTGCTGATTAGTCAAACAGCGCAAAACATTTACTTGGACTTGCACATCCGCCGTCAGAATGGCGGAAAAGCGCTCCGCTTAATTTTGAAACTGGAGCAGATTGGCGCCTTTGAGTACAATGATGTGAGCAATATGTAGGTCACTGAGTCAAATAGAGAGCTCGTCCAAAATAGCTGAACATGCATAATCAATCAATTTGCATGTACAGTTACCATGTCTCTTTCTTTCGCCTTCATATTCTGTTTGCAGACCATAGTTGCACAAACTTCTCAATgcgttttattgttttaatgatAAGCAACTTCGCCTGACGTTTGTGGTGAATAAATAGACACTGACCTCGCTCTCTCCTCTCCAGGAACTCGGCAGCACGAAGAAGCACTTGGATGTTGCAAATGGACCCGTCCattctattattattttattttgttcaaaagaaCAAGGGAGTCGGTCGGCGAAAGTGGGTGAAGCAGTTTCAGTCTGACTGACTGCTAGTAAGCTACGTCCTCAATTCAATCACTGAGCACTAACACTGGCGCTGCCTTCACGGTTCAGACTAAACTCGGACTTCTGAGTACTTGAACAAAAACAATGTCCGTATTAGTTCAGTATTGTCACAAAGAACTACATGAATGTTATGTATCGGATTTTCTTGACTTAATTTGGGCACACAAATACCAATTTCTTAAATGTGTGCCTTAAAAAGACGCATTTGTCCTCTTTGGTAAAAATGAAATTGTGTATTTTATCAACCGATAGTTAACCACAATCAGTTCTACTTTGGGGAACCATATCTTCAAACATACGCCTCAAGATAAGAATCTACAGAAAATCACATATGATAGTGTGCCTTTTATTCATAAAGTCTGCGATTGCACGATTTCTCAATGCCATGAATGCATTCAGGGACGACGTAAAATTACAACGTCGCGCCCTCTCTACCGCCCTCCCCTTTTAAAAAATAAGGTGttacgttttgtttttgttttgtatcaaTAACACACTGTGTTAGActgagaaacaaacaaacaatgtgCTGTCACTGACAATATATTGTTTAATTCCTCGTGCATACTATAGTATAAATGTGTGACACTATCAAACTCATAAGTAAAACAATGGTTCTGTGGCGGACATTACAGTTCCACATACAGAGTGGACCTCTTACGTAAACATACAGAGCTATTATTTTACGAtgtgtattttttaaataaacattttgaaCGTTATGTTGTTGAATAAAGGAGACACTTAAACTAAAACCCATTTCAATATATTTGCCCAACGTCCAAAATCTATTTTGTGCATTTGAGTATTGGAAATAACCTCTTGAATTTGGTTGAATAGCTAAATAAAACGGTTTGATGTAAAACCAAAACTTAGAACAAATTTCAATTTGATTGTGTAATACTAATAtctcatttactatttttttaaaaaaattgtagTAATGCGTTAGACGTTTGCCCTTACTAAATATGGCAGTGCTAGCTTCAATTCACTCGTAGACGTCAGTTGTATTTTCCTTATGAAGGCGAAGCCGCCAAGCCAGCAGTATCTGTAACCTATGAACTCCCAAGTGTGCTCGACCAGTCCTCCGCCATATTGACTGTTGTCTTGACTGGAGGAGAGAAAGAACATTTTGTGGACCGAGAATAAACGAAAGTGTGCTCTTGGAATTAGCGAAACTGGTGCAAACTTGGCCAAAGCGTTTTGCGAACCCCATCGCAATGGCAAGGAAGAAAAGCAAGCAGCAAAGCGTCGCTCAGAAGCAGCTCGTACCCGCGCAGCAGACCGTACCGAAGAATCCCGTCTCTCCCGGCGATGCAACTGGCGGAGGCGCTGGAGTGGAGAGGCTGaccagcaccaccaccaccaccaaagcAAACCAGGCAAGCTCCTTACCCATTTCACAATGGGCTAATTCGACCACGTTTAACGCCTCCTCGCTCAGCCCACCATACTgtatgattaatgaaaacagttCCTCCCGGATCGCCAAATTGACCATTACTGGGTAAATCGCTATAGCATAGATGAACACAATGATAGTGGATGGAACGTTAGGGGTCCGACATTTCAAGTAGCTGCGCTCCACTGCCTGGTTGCTTGGCATGGTGGCCGTGCAAAGCCCATCGCGTGTGCCAGACAGGTGACATTGTGCTTCGTCGTCCCGTTTGCAACATTTAACACACAACAGCCCGACCCCCCTCTCCCCCTCTCTCATTTTAGCCACAAGGCTCGCCGTGCTATCGCAAACGTACTTTACCACcttcactttgcgcacactacaGGAAACGGCGGCTAACTATGCTACGAGCTAATCGGGCTAGCTAGCGCCGATGCATAACGGCTTTGTAACAATGTTGCAAACGCTCGACATTTTTGTCGAGTCCGGAGCACCCTCAACTCATGTTTTTAACCCAACCTCAGGCGCTGGAATGCATGGTGCCAAAATGGAACACTAATGCAAAGTTGATGGGAAACTAGTAACCCATTGATAGACATTCATGATGGCATGCTTTAGGCGAGCCATCTGTCAACCCACTCACCTTATCTGGGTCCTCTGAACTTGACTAGCTTGCTTGTAATGAGTAATTCCATTTAAAGCCTCACATGGGAAGCTGAAATAAGATTATACCCAGGTGCCACTAGAATAACCTTTTTAACTATGTGGTACAAGTGTATGCTATGTATCGCTCTAGATGAGTTCAGTGCTGAAGTACAGTCCACGTTTTCATATTGTTCACAGAATTTGAAAAGTGAAAGCGATAAAGCCGCAGATTAGTTTGCATTATTGTTGTATTATGACTTACTGACATGTTTACATCAAACTTGTTTAAGAATATCGTGAAGTTGTCATGGTGAAAGGATAGTCAAAGTTTAGTAAAGTAACAATTCAATTGAAGTGGGAAAACTATATCACGGTTCAGTTTTCCTAATTTTTGTGAAAACCCTCACTTATAATAGATATTAATGAGTGAGTAGTAAGTACTGATACCAGTATCGGTGTCAGGCCGATACCTGCTTTGTTTTAGGTATCGCGTTCCCATGGTGGATGCCGATACCAGCCGTGACCACTTAAGGCAAAGAAAATCCTGTACCGAATGACTCCTCCTGAGCAGTAGTTGGCTATGTACTCTGGCGTTCTGAAACATTGCCGATTTATCATCTGCGTCATTGTCTAAAGGAAATTTTACACATCCAAAGTACGAGCGGTATCAATAC
The sequence above is drawn from the Syngnathus scovelli strain Florida chromosome 1, RoL_Ssco_1.2, whole genome shotgun sequence genome and encodes:
- the mxd3 gene encoding max dimerization protein 3 isoform X2: MPMTDSTEAEHGYASLLPPSPTLPDKRGKQKSKKMSAGGNGNRSVHNELEKIRRAQLRQCLEQLKKQVPLSSDSMRNTTLNLLRRAQLHIKKLQEQDERAMQLKGRLRWEQRELQVRLEQLQRGAERMRNDSQGSTMSSERSDSDREDVEVDVESIVFDCMDSEEPHIACSTTDHCYSTMGKAWL
- the prelid1a gene encoding PRELI domain containing 1a, which encodes MVKYFCCAGLLKSSWDQVCVAFWQRYPNPYSTHVLTEDIIFREVTPSNCLVSRRLLTKTSRSPRWMERYLPKHMASCAYIVEDSIVDPRKRTMTTLTWNISHARLMSVKERCEYRINPENGSWTEINREAWISSNVYGLSRAVQEFGLARFKKSVTKTMKGFEYVLARMQGEIPSKSLAEAATERARETALAAKEKAKDLASQAHKKQYV
- the mxd3 gene encoding max dimerization protein 3 isoform X1, coding for MDGSICNIQVLLRAAEFLERREREAEHGYASLLPPSPTLPDKRGKQKSKKMSAGGNGNRSVHNELEKIRRAQLRQCLEQLKKQVPLSSDSMRNTTLNLLRRAQLHIKKLQEQDERAMQLKGRLRWEQRELQVRLEQLQRGAERMRNDSQGSTMSSERSDSDREDVEVDVESIVFDCMDSEEPHIACSTTDHCYSTMGKAWL